Proteins encoded in a region of the Flavobacterium sp. PMTSA4 genome:
- a CDS encoding endonuclease, whose protein sequence is MKKITLLLLLISTFCFAQIPAGYYNTATGTGYTLKTQLKNRITNGHVDQGYGSLWNLYTNTAFRDTNYENDNSLLDIYSENPTGPDPYNYFSTSQQCGSYSNEGDCYNREHIVPQAFFDNVAIDPMKNDPFHVAPVDGKVNGLRDNYPYGRVNSPTNTTANGSKLGPNYNSGYSAGYSNTVFEPLDEFKGDIARSIFYFVTRYEDSMVSFYNNTTVISKNMFDGTANNALSPTFLKILITWHNQDPVSPKEIARNNAIYNYQGNRNPYIDHPEYVCQIWSSVCAALSTDNFELEETTSIYPNPSNDGRINISTTAELNQISVLTINGQVIQKITNPNLIDNTIEISNLPKGFYFVLLEANGQNITKKIIIN, encoded by the coding sequence ATGAAAAAAATTACCTTATTATTACTTTTAATTTCAACCTTTTGCTTTGCACAAATACCTGCAGGTTACTATAATACTGCTACTGGTACAGGTTATACCTTAAAAACACAGCTTAAGAATAGAATTACTAATGGTCATGTTGATCAAGGTTATGGTTCATTATGGAATTTATATACTAACACTGCATTCAGAGATACAAATTATGAAAATGACAATTCATTATTAGATATCTATTCTGAGAACCCAACTGGTCCAGATCCATATAATTATTTTTCAACTTCACAACAATGTGGTTCATACTCTAACGAAGGAGATTGTTATAATAGAGAACATATTGTGCCACAGGCATTTTTTGACAACGTTGCTATTGATCCAATGAAAAATGATCCTTTTCATGTTGCACCTGTTGATGGTAAAGTAAACGGATTACGAGATAATTATCCTTATGGAAGAGTTAATAGTCCGACTAACACAACTGCAAATGGTTCTAAATTAGGACCTAATTATAATTCTGGATATTCTGCAGGTTATTCAAATACTGTTTTTGAACCTTTGGATGAATTTAAAGGAGATATTGCAAGAAGTATTTTTTACTTTGTAACTCGTTATGAAGATAGTATGGTTAGTTTTTACAACAACACGACTGTAATTTCAAAAAATATGTTTGATGGAACAGCTAATAATGCTTTATCACCTACTTTTTTAAAAATATTAATAACATGGCATAATCAAGATCCTGTTAGCCCTAAAGAAATTGCAAGAAATAATGCAATATATAATTATCAAGGAAATAGAAATCCATATATAGATCATCCTGAATATGTATGTCAAATTTGGAGTAGTGTATGTGCGGCATTATCAACTGATAATTTTGAATTGGAAGAAACTACCTCTATCTATCCAAATCCATCAAATGATGGAAGAATAAACATTTCAACAACAGCAGAATTAAATCAAATATCTGTATTAACTATTAATGGTCAAGTTATTCAAAAAATAACCAATCCAAATCTAATTGATAATACTATTGAAATATCTAATTTGCCTAAAGGATTTTATTTTGTTTTACTAGAAGCAAATGGTCAAAATATCACAAAAAAAATAATTATAAATTAA
- a CDS encoding tetratricopeptide repeat protein has protein sequence MMKIKNILLTTLCVLSFSTFAQKDELKKLKKLIDKDVPSAKDVEEYKMNVSNLEKVASEESDKIALSYYKVNIPQMELASKGAVPNPLELQKVFSPKYISELADVYSNILEYEKKIGKKTFTDDINEEYKQSNPILMNLAIELGNQKKYKESADILYSIYKMDKSNMDFLYYAASYAINGQDYDKALQYYNELIKNKYTGEGTIYYAVNKANNAEESFGNNKATRDTFVKTGAYEKPRDEKLESKKGEIYKNVALILVQQGKTDEAIKAVADARAQNPDDTGLLLTEADLYIKLNDLDSYKRVVNQALEKDPNNKDLIFNLGVVSSNSNQLDDAIKYYKKVISIDPSYFNAYLNLSEVMLRGDDKFVDEMNKLTTSEKDNKRYSVLKAEREKNFNAVLPYLEKAVELKPNDEPAVKTLMSVYNALEMTDKYKALKAKLNN, from the coding sequence ATGATGAAAATAAAAAACATTTTATTAACCACATTGTGTGTTTTATCTTTTTCAACTTTTGCTCAAAAAGATGAATTAAAGAAGTTAAAAAAACTAATTGACAAAGATGTTCCTTCTGCAAAAGATGTTGAAGAATATAAAATGAATGTTAGCAATTTAGAAAAAGTTGCTTCTGAAGAAAGCGATAAAATTGCTTTAAGCTATTACAAAGTAAATATCCCACAAATGGAATTGGCTTCAAAAGGTGCTGTACCTAACCCTTTGGAATTGCAAAAAGTATTTTCTCCAAAATATATTTCGGAATTAGCTGATGTATATAGTAATATATTAGAATACGAGAAAAAAATTGGAAAAAAAACATTTACAGATGATATTAATGAAGAATATAAGCAATCTAATCCTATTTTAATGAATCTAGCAATTGAGCTAGGAAACCAAAAGAAATATAAAGAAAGTGCAGATATTTTGTATTCAATATACAAAATGGATAAATCTAATATGGATTTTCTCTACTATGCAGCAAGTTATGCTATTAATGGTCAGGATTATGATAAAGCATTACAATATTATAACGAATTGATTAAGAATAAATATACTGGTGAAGGAACAATTTATTATGCTGTAAATAAAGCTAATAATGCTGAAGAATCTTTTGGTAATAATAAAGCAACACGTGATACTTTTGTTAAAACAGGTGCTTATGAAAAGCCTAGAGATGAAAAATTGGAATCTAAAAAAGGAGAGATTTATAAAAATGTAGCTTTAATTTTAGTGCAACAAGGTAAAACAGATGAAGCTATTAAAGCAGTTGCCGATGCTAGAGCTCAAAATCCAGATGATACGGGTTTACTTTTAACAGAAGCTGATTTATATATTAAATTGAATGATCTTGATAGTTACAAAAGAGTTGTAAATCAAGCGTTAGAAAAAGACCCAAATAATAAAGATTTGATTTTTAATTTAGGTGTTGTTAGTTCAAATTCAAATCAATTAGACGATGCAATAAAATATTATAAAAAAGTGATTAGTATTGATCCAAGTTATTTTAATGCTTATTTAAATTTGTCTGAAGTAATGCTTCGTGGTGACGATAAATTTGTTGATGAAATGAATAAGTTAACTACGTCTGAGAAAGACAATAAACGTTATTCAGTGCTTAAAGCAGAAAGAGAAAAGAATTTTAATGCTGTATTACCTTATTTGGAGAAAGCAGTCGAGCTAAAACCAAATGATGAACCGGCTGTAAAAACATTAATGAGCGTTTATAACGCTTTAGAAATGACAGATAAGTATAAAGCTTTAAAAGCTAAATTGAATAATTAA
- a CDS encoding DUF349 domain-containing protein, whose product MLEEKNDNLQNADGNLVDESNEVIQSENIDLELSNQAEPIEAEEVTVETILEETVEDEVAVEENNAETVEEEVEFVPESEAEVEIEVQLEAQEAEAITEEENVIELTDEEVADDTFVVETKNKSAIETIEDSNAEESEDETLKERHHIPMLDYDTMSLQQLVEELEKLVAVEKVMSVKDHVEELKKAFLSEYHHFIEEKKEEFLAENPDTTEDFHYHLPLKVTFDQLYSQYRERKNNHFQSLQNSLKDNLKNRLALVEELKELINSTENISTTLKQFNDIRDRWKVAGPIPKDKYNHVWNNYHFHLENFYDILHLDREIRDLDFKHNLEQKQKIIARVEELLHEEDIHKAFRELQDLHRIWKEEIGPVSREQREEIWNQFSELTKQMHDKRENYYASFREVEEANLAAKKEIIAKLEVIANEKVDSHNAWQEQIHKVEELRNQFFAIGKVPSEVNEATWTEFKTTVRKFNKLKNSFYKDLKQEQNDNLSKKQALVDKANELKDSTDFEATTPLMKQIQEDWKAIGHVPRKLSDKLWKEFRSACNTYFENLKNQRKELNSEEIEAFEKKKEYLETLKDFDLSGDHKTDLDAIKTHIATWKSFGKVPFSRRYIEGKFNKILDTLFEKLSSSKKSNDLSNYSDKLDHLASLDSRKLDGEKIFIMRKIDEVQNDIFQLENNIQFFANADKNNPLVKEVTKNIEKRKEELVTWKDKLKQLNNFIAE is encoded by the coding sequence ATGTTAGAAGAAAAGAATGATAACCTGCAAAATGCAGATGGAAATTTAGTTGATGAATCAAATGAAGTGATTCAATCAGAAAACATCGATTTGGAATTATCAAATCAAGCAGAACCAATTGAAGCTGAAGAAGTAACAGTTGAAACTATTTTAGAGGAAACTGTTGAAGATGAAGTAGCTGTTGAAGAGAACAATGCTGAAACTGTTGAAGAAGAAGTTGAATTTGTTCCAGAAAGTGAAGCAGAAGTTGAAATTGAGGTTCAATTAGAAGCCCAAGAAGCCGAAGCAATTACAGAAGAAGAAAACGTAATAGAGCTTACTGATGAAGAAGTAGCTGATGATACGTTTGTGGTTGAAACTAAAAACAAATCGGCTATTGAAACCATTGAAGACAGCAATGCAGAAGAAAGTGAAGATGAAACTTTAAAAGAAAGGCATCATATTCCAATGTTGGATTATGATACTATGTCACTACAACAACTAGTTGAAGAACTAGAAAAACTTGTTGCTGTTGAAAAAGTAATGTCTGTTAAAGACCACGTTGAGGAATTAAAAAAAGCATTCCTGTCAGAATATCATCATTTTATTGAAGAAAAGAAAGAAGAATTTCTTGCTGAAAATCCAGATACAACTGAGGATTTTCATTACCACTTACCATTAAAAGTAACTTTTGACCAATTATATTCTCAATACAGAGAACGAAAAAACAATCATTTCCAATCATTACAAAATTCACTAAAAGATAATTTAAAAAACAGATTGGCTTTAGTTGAAGAATTAAAGGAATTAATAAACAGTACCGAAAACATTTCCACTACTTTAAAACAATTTAATGACATTAGAGACAGATGGAAAGTTGCTGGTCCAATTCCTAAAGACAAGTACAATCATGTTTGGAATAATTATCATTTCCACTTAGAGAATTTCTATGACATTCTTCATCTAGACAGAGAAATCAGAGATTTAGATTTCAAACATAATCTAGAACAAAAGCAAAAGATAATTGCTCGTGTTGAAGAATTACTGCATGAAGAAGACATTCACAAAGCCTTCCGTGAATTACAAGACTTACACCGAATCTGGAAAGAAGAAATTGGTCCTGTATCTCGCGAACAAAGAGAAGAAATTTGGAATCAATTCAGCGAACTGACCAAACAAATGCATGACAAACGCGAAAATTATTATGCAAGTTTCAGAGAAGTTGAAGAAGCAAATTTGGCTGCTAAAAAAGAAATCATTGCTAAACTAGAAGTTATAGCCAATGAAAAAGTTGACTCTCACAATGCTTGGCAAGAGCAAATTCATAAAGTTGAAGAATTAAGAAATCAATTTTTTGCCATCGGAAAAGTTCCAAGTGAAGTTAATGAAGCTACATGGACAGAATTTAAAACTACTGTTAGAAAATTCAATAAACTGAAGAACTCATTTTATAAAGATTTAAAACAAGAGCAAAACGACAATCTATCCAAAAAACAAGCTTTAGTAGACAAAGCAAATGAATTGAAAGACAGCACCGACTTTGAAGCCACTACTCCATTAATGAAACAAATTCAGGAAGATTGGAAAGCTATAGGTCACGTACCAAGAAAACTTTCAGATAAACTTTGGAAAGAATTTAGGTCAGCTTGTAATACTTATTTTGAAAATCTTAAAAATCAAAGAAAAGAGTTAAATTCAGAGGAAATTGAAGCTTTTGAAAAAAAGAAAGAATACCTTGAAACACTAAAAGACTTTGACCTTTCTGGCGACCATAAAACCGATTTAGATGCTATAAAAACACATATTGCAACATGGAAAAGCTTCGGGAAAGTTCCTTTCTCAAGAAGATACATAGAAGGAAAATTCAATAAAATTCTGGATACTTTGTTTGAAAAACTAAGCTCAAGCAAAAAAAGCAATGACTTATCTAATTACTCAGATAAACTAGATCATTTGGCAAGTTTAGATTCTAGAAAACTTGACGGTGAAAAAATATTCATCATGCGTAAAATTGATGAAGTTCAAAATGACATCTTCCAGTTAGAAAATAACATTCAGTTTTTTGCCAATGCCGATAAAAACAATCCTTTGGTAAAAGAAGTAACTAAAAACATTGAGAAACGAAAAGAAGAACTAGTTACCTGGAAAGATAAGCTAAAACAATTAAATAATTTTATTGCAGAATAA
- the gyrA gene encoding DNA gyrase subunit A — MSDGEKLIPINIEDEMKSAYIDYSMSVIVSRALPDVRDGLKPVHRRVLYGMYDLGVFSNRAHKKSARIVGEVLGKYHPHGDTSVYDAMVRMAQEWSLRYLLVDGQGNFGSVDGDSPAAMRYTEARMKKMSEDIMADIDKETVDFQLNFDDTLQEPTVMPTRVPNLLINGASGIAVGMATNMAPHNLTEVIDGTLAYIDNNDIEVDELISIIKAPDFPTGGIIYGMDGVREAFKTGRGRVVIRAKIAFEESNGREAIIVTEIPYQVNKAEMIKKTADLINDKKIEGISNIRDESDRSGMRIVYELKRDAVPNVVLNTLYKYTQLQSSFSVNNIALVKGRPQMLNLKDLIHYFVEHRHEVVVRRTQFELRKAEERAHILEGLIIASDNIDEVITLIRASKDGDEARAKLIERFSLSEIQARAIVEMRLRQLTGLEQDKLRAEYEEIMKLIAHLKDLLANKDLRMALIKEELIEIRDKYGDERRSTIEYSGGDVSIEDLIADENVVITISHAGYIKRTNLSEYKTQNRGGVGQKSAGTRDQDFLEHLFVATNHQYLLFFTQKGKCFWMRVYEIPEGSKTSKGRAIQNLINIESDDKVKAFICTQDLKDEEYINNHYVIMATKQGQVKKTPLEQYSRPRVNGINAITIREDDELLEAKLTNGDSQVLIAVKSGKLVRFEEEKTRPMGRTASGVRGITLANDKDEVIGMVSVNKEDINDTQLLVVTENGYGKRTKLVDDDGEDVYRITNRGGKGVKTLNITEKTGALISINAVTDADDLMIINKSGLTIRMEVDALRVMGRATQGVRLINIKGNDSIAAVTKVMKEDEAEEDDLEATDLNENDVESSDENSLENTETED; from the coding sequence ATGTCAGACGGAGAAAAGTTAATTCCTATTAACATCGAAGATGAAATGAAGTCAGCTTACATCGATTATTCGATGTCAGTTATTGTCTCAAGAGCTTTACCAGATGTGCGAGATGGTTTAAAACCAGTACATCGTAGAGTTTTGTATGGAATGTATGATTTAGGAGTTTTTTCGAATAGAGCACACAAAAAATCTGCTAGAATTGTTGGAGAAGTTTTAGGAAAGTATCATCCACATGGTGATACATCTGTTTATGATGCAATGGTTCGTATGGCGCAAGAATGGAGTTTACGTTACTTATTAGTTGATGGCCAAGGTAACTTTGGTTCTGTTGATGGTGATAGTCCTGCGGCAATGCGTTATACCGAGGCAAGAATGAAAAAAATGTCAGAAGACATTATGGCAGATATTGACAAAGAAACAGTTGATTTTCAATTGAATTTTGACGATACTTTGCAAGAACCAACAGTAATGCCAACCAGAGTTCCAAATTTATTAATTAATGGAGCATCAGGTATTGCAGTTGGTATGGCAACCAATATGGCGCCACACAATTTAACAGAAGTAATTGATGGTACATTAGCTTACATTGATAATAACGATATTGAAGTTGATGAATTAATTTCAATCATTAAAGCTCCAGATTTCCCTACAGGTGGAATTATTTATGGAATGGATGGTGTTCGCGAAGCTTTCAAAACAGGTCGTGGAAGAGTTGTAATTCGTGCAAAAATTGCTTTTGAAGAAAGTAACGGTAGAGAAGCAATAATTGTAACCGAAATTCCTTATCAAGTTAATAAGGCAGAAATGATTAAAAAAACTGCCGATTTAATTAACGATAAAAAGATTGAAGGTATTTCTAATATCCGTGATGAATCGGATAGAAGTGGAATGCGAATTGTTTATGAATTAAAAAGAGATGCAGTTCCAAATGTAGTGTTGAATACATTATATAAGTACACACAACTTCAATCATCTTTCAGTGTAAATAACATCGCTTTAGTAAAAGGTAGACCACAAATGTTGAATCTGAAAGACTTGATTCATTATTTTGTTGAACACAGACATGAAGTTGTTGTTAGAAGAACTCAATTTGAATTGAGAAAAGCGGAAGAAAGAGCTCATATTTTAGAAGGTTTAATCATTGCATCTGATAATATTGATGAAGTTATTACTTTAATCAGAGCTTCAAAAGACGGTGACGAAGCTAGAGCAAAATTGATAGAAAGATTCAGTTTATCTGAAATTCAAGCTCGCGCCATTGTTGAAATGCGTCTACGTCAATTAACAGGATTAGAGCAAGACAAACTTCGTGCGGAATATGAAGAAATTATGAAATTAATCGCTCATTTAAAAGATTTGTTAGCAAACAAAGACTTAAGAATGGCATTAATTAAAGAAGAGCTAATTGAAATTCGTGATAAATATGGAGATGAAAGACGTTCTACAATAGAATATTCAGGTGGTGATGTAAGTATTGAAGATTTGATTGCTGATGAAAATGTAGTAATTACCATTTCACATGCGGGATACATTAAGCGTACAAATTTATCGGAATACAAAACTCAAAATCGTGGTGGAGTTGGTCAAAAAAGTGCTGGAACAAGAGATCAAGATTTCTTAGAACATTTATTTGTAGCAACAAATCACCAGTATTTATTGTTCTTTACTCAAAAAGGAAAATGTTTTTGGATGCGCGTTTACGAAATTCCTGAAGGAAGCAAAACCAGCAAAGGTCGTGCTATTCAAAACTTGATTAATATTGAAAGCGATGATAAAGTAAAAGCATTCATCTGTACTCAAGATTTAAAAGACGAAGAATACATCAACAATCATTACGTAATCATGGCGACCAAGCAAGGTCAAGTGAAAAAAACACCTTTAGAGCAATATTCTCGTCCGAGAGTAAATGGTATTAATGCAATTACCATTCGTGAAGACGATGAATTATTAGAAGCAAAATTAACCAATGGTGATAGTCAAGTTCTTATTGCTGTTAAATCAGGTAAACTGGTTCGTTTCGAAGAAGAAAAAACACGTCCAATGGGAAGAACAGCTTCTGGAGTTCGTGGAATTACTTTAGCAAATGATAAAGACGAAGTCATTGGCATGGTTTCTGTAAATAAGGAAGACATCAATGATACTCAGCTGTTAGTTGTTACTGAAAACGGTTATGGAAAACGTACCAAATTGGTAGATGATGATGGAGAAGATGTGTACAGAATTACAAACCGTGGTGGAAAAGGTGTTAAAACATTAAATATCACCGAAAAAACAGGAGCATTAATTTCTATAAATGCAGTTACAGATGCCGATGATTTAATGATTATTAACAAATCTGGATTAACTATTAGAATGGAAGTAGATGCTTTACGTGTTATGGGAAGAGCAACACAAGGTGTTCGATTGATTAATATTAAAGGAAACGATTCTATTGCAGCTGTAACTAAAGTTATGAAAGAAGATGAAGCTGAAGAAGACGATTTAGAAGCTACAGATTTAAACGAAAATGATGTTGAATCAAGTGATGAAAATTCATTAGAAAATACTGAAACCGAAGATTAA
- a CDS encoding RsmB/NOP family class I SAM-dependent RNA methyltransferase, translating to MRLHRNLVYTTIDSLNAIFNEGEYADKVVARALKKDKRWGSSDRKFVAETIYEIVRWKRLYAEIAEVKEPFDREDLWRMFAVWAVLRGYTIPDWRQLEGTPARKIKGRFDELSKIRKYRESIPDWMDELGVKELGEELWTKELAAQNQQAKVILRVNTLKTTKEKLRATLMDLNIDTEYLKDQPDTLVLKERANVFLTDAFKQGLFEVQDASSQLVAPFLDVQPGMRVVDTCAGAGGKTLHMASLMNNKGQLIAMDLYESKLKQLKLRAKRNGAFNIEYRIIDSTKVIKKLHEKADRVLIDAPCSGLGVLKRNPDSKWKLQPEFIDNIKKVQAEVLESYSKIVKPGGKLVYATCSVLPSENQEQIKKFLSTEIGKSFTFVKDVKILASESGFDGFYMALLERK from the coding sequence ATGCGATTACATAGGAATTTAGTTTACACCACAATTGACTCTTTAAACGCCATCTTTAACGAAGGTGAATATGCTGATAAAGTGGTAGCTCGTGCCTTAAAAAAGGACAAACGCTGGGGAAGCTCGGACAGAAAGTTCGTAGCCGAAACCATCTATGAAATTGTGCGTTGGAAACGATTGTATGCAGAAATAGCCGAAGTAAAAGAACCATTTGACAGAGAAGATTTGTGGCGTATGTTTGCGGTTTGGGCTGTACTTCGTGGTTATACCATTCCTGATTGGAGACAACTTGAAGGAACACCAGCAAGAAAGATAAAAGGTCGCTTTGATGAATTGTCTAAAATTAGAAAGTACAGAGAATCTATTCCTGACTGGATGGATGAACTAGGTGTTAAAGAATTGGGTGAAGAGTTGTGGACTAAAGAATTGGCTGCGCAAAATCAACAAGCCAAAGTTATCCTGAGAGTAAACACTTTGAAAACTACCAAAGAAAAGCTACGCGCTACTTTGATGGACCTAAATATTGATACAGAATACCTGAAAGATCAACCTGATACATTGGTGCTAAAAGAACGTGCTAACGTATTTTTGACTGATGCTTTTAAACAAGGACTTTTTGAGGTTCAAGATGCGTCATCACAATTGGTTGCTCCTTTCTTGGATGTTCAACCTGGTATGCGTGTGGTTGATACTTGTGCTGGTGCTGGTGGAAAAACACTTCACATGGCGTCTTTGATGAACAACAAAGGGCAACTTATTGCCATGGACTTATATGAAAGCAAGCTAAAGCAATTAAAACTAAGAGCTAAACGAAACGGAGCTTTCAATATTGAGTATCGAATTATTGATAGTACTAAAGTTATCAAGAAACTTCATGAAAAAGCCGATAGAGTTTTAATTGACGCTCCATGTAGTGGTTTGGGTGTTTTGAAAAGAAATCCGGATAGTAAATGGAAGTTGCAACCAGAGTTTATAGATAACATTAAAAAAGTACAAGCTGAAGTTTTAGAAAGCTATTCTAAAATAGTAAAACCGGGTGGAAAATTGGTTTATGCTACTTGCTCTGTATTACCTTCAGAAAATCAAGAACAAATTAAGAAATTCTTAAGCACAGAAATTGGTAAATCATTTACCTTTGTTAAAGATGTTAAAATACTTGCCTCAGAATCAGGCTTTGACGGATTTTATATGGCACTACTAGAACGAAAATAG
- a CDS encoding ATP-dependent Clp protease ATP-binding subunit — MDDNFSPRVKDVITYSKEEALRLGHDFIGTEHLMLGILRDGNGKAITILNNLSIDLDHLRKKVEILSPANPNVDLSNEKKNLHLTRQAERALKTTFLEAKVFQSSSISTAHLLLCILRNENDPTTKLLHRLKIDYNVVKEQYLNMTPNEDDFTDNLPKNESSYGDDSGSDDSLKESSFNNPANKTNKKSKTPVLDNFGRDLTELAEEGKLDPVVGREKEIERVSQILSRRKKNNPLLIGEPGVGKSAIAEGLALRIIQKKVSRILFGKRVVTLDLASLVAGTKYRGQFEERMKAVMNELEKNDDIILFIDEIHTIVGAGGATGSLDASNMFKPALARGEIQCIGATTLDEYRQYIEKDGALERRFQKVIVEPTSVEETITILNNIKNKYEDHHSVIYTDEAIEACVKLTNRYMSERFLPDKAIDAMDEAGSRVHITNIDVPKQILELERQLEEIRELKNSVVKKQKYEEAAKLRDDEKRLEKDLAIAQEQWEEDSKSNRIRVTEDNVADVVSMMTGIPVNRIAQTESNKLAHLPDLIKGKVIGQDEAVNKIARSIQRNRAGLKDPNRPIGSFIFLGQTGVGKTQLAKVIARELFDSEDALIRIDMSEYMEKFAISRLIGAPPGYVGYEEGGQLTEKVRRKPYSVVLLDEIEKAHPDVFNMMLQVLDDGYLTDSLGRKIDFKNTIIIMTSNVGARQLKDFGQGVGFGTAAKVAQADEHSKSVVENALKKTFAPEFLNRIDDVIVFNPLEKEHIDLIIEIELKKLYARIAELGYTLTLSDTAKAFIAEKGFDKQFGARPLKRAIQKYVEDSLAEEIITSKIESGDEIFMDLEEGSEELNVTIKKAKNPTK; from the coding sequence ATGGATGATAATTTTTCACCAAGAGTCAAAGATGTAATCACGTACAGTAAAGAAGAAGCCTTAAGATTAGGCCATGATTTTATTGGTACAGAGCATCTTATGTTAGGTATTTTGCGTGATGGAAACGGGAAAGCCATAACAATACTGAACAATTTATCGATTGATTTAGATCACTTAAGAAAGAAAGTAGAGATATTAAGCCCAGCAAATCCAAATGTTGACTTAAGTAATGAGAAGAAAAACCTTCATTTAACTCGTCAAGCTGAACGTGCTTTAAAAACTACTTTTTTAGAAGCTAAAGTGTTTCAAAGCTCTTCGATAAGTACAGCGCATTTGCTGTTGTGTATTTTAAGAAATGAAAATGATCCAACAACCAAACTATTGCATCGTCTAAAAATTGACTATAATGTAGTTAAAGAACAATATTTAAATATGACACCAAACGAAGATGATTTCACAGACAACTTACCAAAAAACGAATCGTCTTATGGAGATGATTCTGGTAGTGACGATAGCCTAAAAGAGAGTAGTTTCAATAATCCTGCTAATAAAACCAATAAGAAATCAAAAACTCCTGTTTTAGATAATTTTGGTAGAGATTTAACTGAACTAGCTGAAGAAGGAAAACTTGATCCAGTAGTTGGAAGAGAAAAAGAAATTGAAAGAGTTTCTCAAATCCTTAGCCGTAGAAAGAAAAACAATCCTTTACTTATAGGTGAACCTGGAGTTGGGAAATCTGCTATTGCTGAAGGTTTGGCATTGCGTATTATTCAAAAGAAAGTTTCTAGAATTCTATTCGGAAAAAGAGTTGTAACTCTTGATTTAGCATCTTTAGTTGCTGGCACAAAATACCGTGGGCAATTTGAAGAAAGAATGAAAGCGGTAATGAATGAATTAGAAAAAAATGATGATATCATTCTTTTCATTGATGAAATTCACACTATCGTTGGTGCTGGTGGAGCAACAGGTTCGCTAGATGCTTCAAATATGTTTAAACCTGCGTTAGCAAGAGGTGAAATACAATGTATTGGTGCAACAACCTTGGATGAATACCGTCAATATATTGAAAAAGATGGCGCATTAGAAAGACGTTTTCAAAAAGTAATTGTAGAGCCAACTTCTGTGGAAGAAACTATTACTATTTTGAATAATATCAAAAATAAATACGAAGACCATCATAGTGTAATTTACACTGACGAAGCTATCGAAGCATGTGTCAAATTAACTAATAGATACATGTCAGAACGTTTCTTACCAGACAAAGCTATTGATGCTATGGATGAAGCAGGTTCAAGAGTTCACATTACTAACATTGATGTTCCTAAGCAAATTTTAGAATTAGAACGTCAGTTGGAAGAAATTCGTGAATTGAAGAATTCTGTCGTTAAAAAACAGAAATACGAAGAAGCAGCTAAACTTCGTGATGACGAAAAACGTTTAGAAAAAGACTTAGCTATTGCTCAAGAGCAATGGGAAGAAGATTCTAAAAGCAATAGGATTAGAGTTACAGAAGATAATGTAGCCGATGTTGTTTCGATGATGACTGGAATTCCTGTAAACAGAATTGCACAAACAGAAAGTAACAAATTAGCTCATTTACCAGATTTAATTAAAGGAAAAGTAATTGGTCAAGACGAAGCCGTTAATAAAATAGCTCGCTCTATTCAACGTAATCGTGCTGGATTGAAAGATCCAAACCGACCAATTGGTTCGTTTATTTTCTTAGGACAAACTGGTGTTGGAAAAACGCAGTTAGCCAAAGTTATTGCTCGTGAATTATTTGATTCTGAAGATGCTTTAATCCGAATTGACATGAGCGAATACATGGAGAAATTTGCTATTTCAAGATTAATTGGTGCACCTCCGGGATATGTTGGATATGAAGAAGGCGGACAATTGACTGAAAAAGTGAGAAGAAAACCTTATAGCGTTGTACTTTTAGATGAGATTGAAAAAGCACATCCAGATGTTTTCAACATGATGTTACAAGTTTTAGATGATGGTTATTTAACAGATAGTTTAGGTCGTAAAATCGACTTCAAAAACACAATTATCATAATGACTTCTAATGTTGGTGCGCGACAATTGAAAGACTTTGGTCAAGGTGTTGGTTTTGGAACAGCTGCAAAAGTAGCTCAAGCAGACGAACATTCTAAAAGTGTTGTTGAAAATGCATTGAAAAAAACCTTTGCTCCTGAGTTTCTAAATAGAATTGACGATGTAATTGTTTTCAATCCATTAGAAAAAGAGCATATCGATTTAATCATCGAAATCGAATTGAAAAAATTGTATGCACGAATTGCTGAATTAGGATATACTTTAACTTTATCTGATACTGCAAAAGCATTTATTGCAGAAAAAGGATTTGATAAACAATTTGGAGCTAGACCATTAAAAAGAGCTATTCAAAAATATGTTGAAGATTCATTGGCAGAAGAAATTATTACTTCAAAAATTGAATCAGGAGATGAAATTTTTATGGATTTAGAAGAAGGTAGTGAAGAACTAAATGTCACTATCAAAAAAGCAAAAAATCCAACAAAATAA